A stretch of Vibrio aphrogenes DNA encodes these proteins:
- a CDS encoding LysM peptidoglycan-binding domain-containing protein encodes MNSKYIWTLTLLLAGCQSVPTTTVPQTDEPAKVTPTVSVESPKPSKPVAPVTLTPQQQQDLWKRISMQFKLPIPDDPSIDYYRNWYLKNPTHLKTVSERAAPFLYLITTRIEERHLPLELALMPVVESAFDPFAYSYGSAAGLWQFVPMTADRFGLERNYWYDGRRDVSASTNAALDYMTYLGDRFDGDWENAIAAYNSGGGRVSSAIRQNRKAGKPTDFFSLNLPKETRGYVPKLLALADILANQKEYGVDIPAIANQPVLAEVNPKEQLDLAIAAQYAGISVKELQSYNPGYNQWATSPTGPYSFLVPIDKAEQFTQQAAKNKGKGIKFIRYKVQSGDSLSVIANKNQTTSKAIQTANSLSGSQIRAGQYLLIPRSTQNNNRYTLSAENRLAKIQSTSRGQLKTEYTVKSGDSFWAIAKHNNISVQALAKWNGMAPNDSLRIGQKLVLWKENKTGAVIRTVVYNVKTGDTVGSIAQRFKVQTHQVLAWNNLNSKDYLQPGQKLKLYVDVTKVGNA; translated from the coding sequence ATGAATTCGAAATACATTTGGACTTTGACCTTGCTATTGGCAGGCTGTCAGAGCGTACCGACAACCACCGTTCCACAGACCGATGAGCCGGCAAAAGTCACCCCAACTGTATCTGTTGAATCGCCAAAGCCAAGCAAACCCGTTGCACCTGTCACCTTGACACCTCAACAACAACAAGATCTGTGGAAGCGTATCTCAATGCAATTTAAGCTACCAATTCCTGACGATCCCTCTATCGATTATTACCGAAATTGGTATTTAAAAAATCCTACTCATTTAAAAACAGTCTCTGAACGTGCTGCCCCGTTTTTATACCTGATCACCACACGAATTGAAGAGCGTCACTTACCACTCGAGTTGGCGTTAATGCCAGTAGTAGAAAGTGCGTTTGACCCATTTGCCTACTCCTATGGCAGCGCCGCAGGGTTATGGCAATTTGTGCCTATGACTGCCGACCGCTTTGGACTAGAACGTAATTATTGGTATGACGGTCGCCGTGATGTCAGTGCATCCACTAATGCAGCATTGGATTACATGACCTATTTAGGCGATCGTTTTGATGGCGATTGGGAAAATGCGATTGCCGCTTATAATAGTGGTGGTGGCCGTGTCTCTAGCGCGATTCGCCAAAACCGCAAAGCCGGCAAGCCAACTGACTTCTTCTCGCTAAACTTACCAAAAGAAACGCGAGGTTATGTACCTAAATTATTGGCTTTGGCTGATATCTTAGCTAACCAAAAAGAATATGGTGTCGATATTCCTGCGATTGCAAACCAGCCAGTATTAGCTGAAGTGAACCCTAAAGAGCAATTGGATCTGGCTATCGCAGCGCAATATGCTGGTATTTCAGTGAAAGAATTACAAAGTTACAACCCAGGTTACAACCAATGGGCGACCTCTCCTACTGGCCCTTATAGCTTTTTGGTGCCTATTGATAAAGCCGAGCAATTTACTCAACAAGCCGCTAAAAACAAAGGCAAAGGGATTAAATTCATTCGTTATAAAGTGCAATCTGGCGACAGCTTAAGTGTGATAGCCAACAAAAACCAAACCACCAGCAAAGCGATTCAAACGGCGAATAGTTTATCGGGTAGTCAGATTCGTGCTGGACAATATTTGTTGATTCCACGTTCTACTCAGAATAATAACCGCTATACGTTAAGTGCCGAAAACCGCTTAGCCAAAATTCAGTCGACGTCTCGTGGACAATTAAAAACCGAATATACAGTAAAAAGTGGTGACAGTTTCTGGGCGATTGCAAAACACAATAACATCTCGGTCCAAGCTCTTGCAAAATGGAATGGCATGGCGCCCAATGATTCATTGCGTATTGGTCAAAAATTAGTGCTTTGGAAAGAAAATAAAACGGGTGCGGTGATTCGTACCGTGGTTTATAACGTGAAAACTGGTGATACGGTAGGCAGCATTGCCCAAAGATTCAAAGTTCAAACTCATCAAGTGTTGGCTTGGAATAATTTAAACAGCAAAGACTATTTGCAACCGGGCCAAAAACTTAAACTGTATGTTGATGTCACCAAAGTGGGTAATGCTTAA
- the gloB gene encoding hydroxyacylglutathione hydrolase, giving the protein MLTDNQTSGLTVESIPAFNDNYIWLIQKNSASCALVDPGEAAPVLAKLQQDNLELELILITHHHQDHVGGVAELLRHYPKAKVIGPSQDPVLMLTQSVQGGDRIDIFGETFLVMDVPGHTLGHIAYVGDGKLFCGDVLFSAGCGRVFEGTYEQMFHSLQKLASLPQETQVFCAHEYTSSNLAFALAVEPDNAQLHEYRDEVNRLRAQEKPTIPTTIQQEKWINPFLRCQEPNVMKAVSARTDELTELSVFAALREWKNEF; this is encoded by the coding sequence ATGTTAACTGATAATCAGACTTCAGGCTTAACCGTCGAAAGCATACCTGCATTTAATGATAATTACATCTGGCTAATTCAAAAGAATAGTGCCTCTTGTGCCTTGGTTGATCCGGGAGAAGCCGCTCCAGTCTTAGCAAAGTTACAACAAGACAATCTTGAGTTAGAACTCATTCTTATCACTCACCATCATCAAGATCATGTTGGTGGGGTTGCTGAATTATTACGTCACTACCCGAAAGCCAAAGTCATTGGGCCAAGCCAAGACCCTGTATTGATGTTAACTCAATCAGTACAAGGTGGCGATAGAATCGACATCTTTGGTGAAACCTTTCTCGTCATGGATGTACCAGGCCATACGCTCGGCCATATTGCTTATGTGGGAGATGGCAAACTCTTTTGTGGCGATGTCTTATTCTCAGCTGGCTGTGGCCGCGTGTTTGAAGGCACGTACGAGCAAATGTTCCATTCGTTACAAAAATTGGCGTCTTTACCTCAAGAAACCCAAGTCTTTTGTGCCCATGAATACACCTCATCCAACCTTGCCTTTGCACTTGCTGTCGAGCCCGATAATGCACAACTTCATGAATATCGAGATGAAGTGAACCGCTTACGTGCACAAGAAAAACCAACGATTCCCACAACGATTCAACAAGAAAAATGGATCAACCCGTTTCTTCGTTGCCAAGAACCGAACGTCATGAAAGCCGTCTCAGCACGCACAGATGAATTAACTGAGTTATCGGTTTTTGCAGCCTTACGTGAATGGAAAAATGAGTTTTAA
- a CDS encoding class I SAM-dependent methyltransferase codes for MKPARIQKSLVQPHSWQQLKNGEWVFESIQTRLDEWCPKLFGYHMLKLGGLSCEFATHNCNIKHQVNVDIENPLHSVIADAYDLPFVEKSIDAALVCHQLDYCSDPHRLLREIDRIIIDDGYLILTGFNPLSLTGMASLLPWRKNNLPWSGRMFTPYRIKDWLGLLNYEVLYCDTYALFPLRRGKAVTTWLEHSLGGFGSTFGTTYFIVAKKRMYPLKPIKPHWKVKRRGLSPASVGFNNGISSKR; via the coding sequence ATGAAGCCAGCACGCATTCAAAAGTCATTAGTTCAACCCCATTCTTGGCAGCAGCTAAAAAATGGAGAATGGGTATTTGAATCCATTCAAACTCGCTTAGATGAGTGGTGCCCCAAATTATTTGGTTATCACATGCTCAAGCTCGGCGGATTGAGTTGTGAATTTGCCACGCATAATTGCAATATAAAACACCAAGTGAACGTTGATATTGAAAATCCGCTTCATTCTGTGATTGCTGATGCCTATGATTTGCCTTTTGTTGAAAAAAGTATCGACGCGGCGTTGGTTTGCCACCAGCTAGACTATTGTAGCGATCCCCATCGATTGTTGCGAGAGATTGATAGAATAATTATTGATGATGGTTATTTAATCCTCACAGGCTTTAACCCATTAAGCTTAACGGGGATGGCTAGTTTATTGCCATGGCGTAAAAATAATTTACCTTGGAGTGGGCGGATGTTCACCCCTTATCGAATTAAAGATTGGCTGGGCTTATTAAATTATGAAGTCTTGTATTGTGATACCTATGCGTTATTTCCGCTACGTAGAGGGAAAGCCGTCACCACTTGGCTAGAGCACAGTTTAGGTGGTTTTGGCTCTACTTTTGGTACCACGTATTTCATTGTGGCTAAGAAAAGGATGTACCCTTTAAAACCCATCAAACCCCACTGGAAAGTGAAACGCCGAGGCTTATCACCAGCCAGTGTTGGATTTAATAACGGAATCAGTTCTAAAAGGTAA
- the rnhA gene encoding ribonuclease HI, with the protein MTKHVEIFTDGSCLGNPGPGGYGIVLRYKGKEKYLSEGFTLTTNNRMEMMAAVVALRALTEPCQVTLTTDSQYVRQGITQWIHGWKKKNWQTAAKKPVKNVDLWKALDQETARHQVDWHWVKGHAGHRENEICDDLARTAAEAPTQEDQGFEG; encoded by the coding sequence ATGACGAAACACGTAGAAATTTTCACAGATGGTTCTTGTTTAGGTAATCCCGGCCCTGGTGGCTATGGCATCGTTTTACGCTATAAAGGGAAAGAAAAATATTTATCCGAAGGCTTTACTTTAACCACGAATAATCGCATGGAAATGATGGCTGCCGTAGTGGCATTGCGAGCCTTAACTGAACCTTGCCAGGTTACCTTAACCACAGACAGCCAATACGTACGCCAAGGTATAACTCAATGGATTCATGGTTGGAAGAAGAAAAACTGGCAAACAGCGGCCAAAAAACCAGTAAAAAATGTTGATTTATGGAAGGCGCTCGATCAAGAAACCGCACGTCATCAAGTCGATTGGCATTGGGTTAAAGGCCATGCTGGGCACAGAGAAAATGAAATCTGCGACGACTTAGCACGTACCGCCGCAGAAGCGCCCACTCAAGAAGACCAAGGCTTTGAAGGGTAA
- the dnaQ gene encoding DNA polymerase III subunit epsilon produces MNTSTNVSYDRIIVLDTETTGMNREGGPVYMGHRIIEIGAVEIVNRKLTGKHFHVYIKPDRDIDPEAIAVHGITDEFLIDKPDYQQVHQEFLEFIKGAELVAHNAPFDVSFMDYEFELAGQPVKTSQVCKITDTLAMAKKIFPGKRNNLDVLCDRYGIDNSHRTLHGALLDAEILADVYLLMTGGQTAMQFNAGQAKDGGVGETIKRVTGRKALKVLKATEEELQQHEERLDVFAKKGTCLWRCEPEQ; encoded by the coding sequence ATGAATACCAGCACAAATGTGTCTTACGATCGCATCATCGTTCTTGATACCGAAACCACGGGTATGAATAGAGAAGGTGGCCCTGTGTATATGGGGCATCGAATTATTGAAATCGGTGCGGTTGAAATTGTTAATCGTAAGCTGACGGGGAAGCACTTTCATGTGTATATCAAACCCGATAGAGATATCGATCCTGAAGCGATCGCGGTTCATGGTATCACCGATGAATTTTTGATTGATAAACCCGATTATCAACAAGTCCATCAAGAGTTTCTCGAATTCATTAAAGGCGCTGAACTGGTTGCACATAACGCACCCTTTGATGTGAGCTTTATGGATTATGAGTTTGAACTCGCAGGTCAGCCAGTCAAAACCTCTCAAGTGTGTAAAATTACCGATACCTTAGCCATGGCGAAGAAAATCTTCCCGGGCAAACGCAACAACTTAGATGTGTTGTGTGACCGTTATGGTATTGATAACTCACATCGTACCTTGCACGGCGCTTTGCTCGATGCCGAGATCTTAGCGGATGTTTATCTGTTAATGACCGGTGGTCAGACGGCGATGCAATTTAATGCTGGCCAAGCCAAAGATGGTGGGGTTGGAGAAACCATTAAGCGCGTTACTGGCCGTAAGGCGTTGAAGGTACTGAAAGCCACAGAAGAAGAATTACAGCAACACGAAGAACGTTTGGATGTCTTTGCTAAAAAAGGCACTTGTTTATGGCGTTGCGAGCCTGAACAGTAA
- the fadE gene encoding acyl-CoA dehydrogenase FadE, with protein MTTLFTLILAFIALGFCLYHRKSQIITLASMAVILVISTLMGGFSAFLLGLFILGSALIAIPSIRCALFSKPILTVFRRILPAMSQTEKEAIDAGTVWWEAELFKGKPDWKKLSAIPAPQLSAEEQAFIDGPVNEVCRMANDFQITHELADLPPEIWQYLKEHKFFAMIIKKKYGGLEFSAYAQSVVLQKLTGVSGVLSSTVGVPNSLGPGELLQHYGTQEQQDYYLPRLAEGKEIPCFALTSPEAGSDAGAIPDYGIVCKGEWQGKEVLGMRLTWNKRYITLAPVATVLGLAFKLRDPDGLLGDQQDIGITCALIPTDTQGVKIGRRHFPLNIPFQNGPTQGNDIFVPLDYIIGGPEMAGQGWRMLVECLSVGRGITLPSNSTGGTKTAALATGAYARIRRQFKQPIGHMEGIEEPLARLAGNAYVMDAASQLTVTGIDLGEKPSVISAIVKYHCTHRGQRALIDAMDIAGGKGVCMGPANFLARGYQSAPIAITVEGANILTRSMIIYGQGAIRCHPYVLEEMEAAHSSEKNALSRFDRAVFGHIGFSMSNAIRSFWLGLTDGRGSDYAVPTDANFNGIIHDQIKGYYQKLNRYSANIAFMSDISMAVLGGSLKRKERLSARLGDVLSQLYLSSATLKRFELEGYQEADLPLVHWGVQDSLYQAEQAIEDFLRNFPSRGAATLMRMIILPLGKVRQAPSDKLDHQVAQLLQTPSQTRSRIGRNQYLEPSEHNPAGKIERALEVILQAEPIFEHICKELGKRRAFVQLDKLADIGLDNAWIDENQAQILRDAESYRLETINVDDFDPSELMIKKPQPLNSKVA; from the coding sequence ATGACCACCCTATTCACATTGATCCTCGCCTTTATTGCGTTAGGATTTTGTTTATATCACCGTAAATCTCAAATTATCACCTTAGCCTCAATGGCGGTAATCTTAGTGATTTCAACGTTAATGGGTGGCTTTTCTGCCTTTCTGCTCGGGCTCTTTATTCTGGGCTCGGCGCTTATCGCCATCCCATCTATCCGCTGTGCTTTGTTCTCCAAACCCATCTTAACGGTATTTCGCCGCATCTTACCGGCAATGTCACAAACAGAAAAAGAAGCCATTGATGCTGGTACCGTATGGTGGGAAGCCGAATTGTTCAAAGGCAAACCTGACTGGAAAAAACTCTCAGCTATTCCAGCCCCTCAACTGTCAGCTGAAGAGCAAGCTTTTATCGATGGCCCAGTCAATGAAGTCTGCCGTATGGCGAACGATTTTCAGATCACTCACGAGTTAGCTGATCTACCTCCCGAAATTTGGCAATACCTTAAAGAGCATAAATTCTTCGCCATGATCATTAAGAAAAAGTATGGCGGCTTAGAATTTTCTGCTTATGCCCAATCAGTGGTATTACAAAAATTAACAGGCGTATCTGGTGTGTTATCATCAACAGTTGGCGTACCAAACTCATTAGGCCCTGGTGAATTGCTACAGCACTACGGTACTCAAGAACAACAAGACTACTATTTACCTCGCCTGGCTGAAGGCAAAGAAATCCCATGTTTTGCCTTAACTAGCCCAGAAGCAGGCTCTGATGCGGGCGCTATCCCAGATTATGGCATTGTGTGCAAAGGCGAATGGCAAGGAAAAGAAGTGCTTGGGATGCGCCTAACATGGAATAAACGCTATATTACGCTAGCACCTGTTGCAACCGTACTTGGTTTAGCTTTTAAACTGCGCGATCCTGATGGTCTACTCGGTGATCAACAAGACATCGGCATTACTTGTGCCTTAATTCCAACGGATACCCAAGGGGTAAAAATTGGCCGCCGCCACTTCCCATTAAATATCCCTTTCCAAAATGGCCCGACCCAAGGTAACGATATTTTTGTGCCATTAGATTACATCATCGGTGGCCCTGAAATGGCAGGACAAGGTTGGCGCATGCTAGTGGAATGTTTGTCGGTAGGTCGCGGTATTACGCTGCCGTCGAATTCAACCGGAGGAACCAAAACCGCCGCCTTAGCCACCGGAGCTTATGCTCGTATTCGTCGTCAATTTAAGCAACCTATCGGTCATATGGAAGGTATCGAAGAACCTTTAGCACGCCTAGCTGGTAATGCTTATGTGATGGATGCGGCAAGCCAATTGACCGTCACTGGTATCGATCTGGGAGAAAAGCCTTCCGTTATTTCAGCTATTGTTAAATACCATTGTACCCACCGAGGCCAGCGCGCCTTAATTGATGCGATGGACATTGCCGGTGGTAAAGGCGTTTGTATGGGCCCTGCTAACTTCTTAGCTCGTGGTTATCAAAGTGCTCCGATTGCCATTACAGTTGAAGGGGCCAATATTCTAACCCGTTCTATGATCATTTATGGGCAAGGTGCTATCCGTTGCCATCCTTATGTTTTAGAAGAAATGGAGGCGGCTCATTCAAGCGAGAAAAATGCCCTATCACGCTTTGATCGTGCGGTGTTTGGTCATATTGGTTTTAGCATGAGTAATGCAATACGTAGCTTTTGGTTAGGGTTGACCGATGGTCGAGGTTCAGATTATGCGGTGCCAACTGATGCGAACTTTAATGGCATTATTCATGATCAAATTAAAGGCTATTATCAAAAACTCAATCGTTACAGTGCGAACATCGCCTTCATGTCCGATATTTCAATGGCTGTTTTAGGCGGCTCATTGAAGCGCAAAGAGCGTCTTTCTGCTCGTCTTGGCGATGTATTAAGCCAATTATATTTAAGCTCAGCCACCTTGAAACGATTTGAACTTGAAGGTTATCAAGAAGCCGATTTACCTTTGGTACACTGGGGCGTACAAGATTCTTTGTATCAAGCCGAACAAGCCATAGAGGATTTTTTACGTAATTTCCCATCTCGCGGAGCGGCAACCTTGATGCGAATGATCATCTTACCATTGGGTAAAGTGCGTCAAGCGCCTAGTGATAAATTAGACCACCAAGTAGCGCAGCTTTTACAAACACCATCACAAACCCGTTCTCGCATTGGGCGCAATCAATATCTTGAACCAAGCGAACATAATCCTGCGGGTAAAATTGAACGCGCTTTAGAGGTGATCTTACAAGCCGAGCCGATCTTCGAACACATTTGCAAAGAGCTGGGTAAGCGTCGTGCTTTTGTTCAATTGGATAAATTGGCAGACATCGGTTTAGACAACGCCTGGATTGATGAAAACCAAGCTCAAATATTACGTGATGCAGAAAGCTATCGTTTAGAAACCATCAATGTTGATGATTTTGATCCAAGCGAGCTTATGATAAAGAAGCCCCAGCCACTTAATAGCAAAGTCGCTTAA
- the lpcA gene encoding D-sedoheptulose 7-phosphate isomerase: protein MYQDLIRSELTEAATVLNAFLSDDKNIQDIEAAAKLIADAFKQGGKVLSCGNGGSHCDAMHFAEELTGRYRENRPGYPGIAISDPSHLSCVSNDFGYEYVFSRYLEAVGQQGDVLFGLSTSGNSGNILKAMEAAKEKGMKTIALTGKDGGKMAGIADVEIRVPHFGYADRIQEVHIKIIHIVIQLIEKEMEK, encoded by the coding sequence ATGTATCAAGATTTGATCCGAAGTGAATTAACCGAAGCGGCTACTGTGCTGAATGCGTTTTTAAGTGATGATAAAAATATCCAAGATATTGAAGCTGCCGCTAAGCTGATTGCTGATGCGTTTAAACAAGGTGGCAAAGTTCTGTCTTGTGGTAATGGTGGTTCACATTGTGATGCAATGCACTTTGCTGAAGAATTAACCGGGCGCTACCGTGAAAATCGTCCGGGTTATCCTGGAATTGCGATTTCAGATCCCAGCCATCTATCATGCGTGAGTAATGATTTTGGCTATGAATATGTGTTCTCTCGCTACCTTGAAGCAGTTGGTCAACAAGGCGATGTACTGTTTGGCTTATCTACTTCTGGTAACTCAGGTAACATTTTAAAAGCGATGGAAGCGGCGAAAGAAAAGGGCATGAAGACAATTGCTCTGACCGGTAAAGATGGCGGTAAAATGGCAGGTATTGCTGATGTTGAAATCCGCGTTCCTCATTTTGGTTACGCTGATCGTATTCAAGAAGTACATATTAAGATCATTCACATTGTGATTCAGTTGATCGAAAAAGAAATGGAAAAATAA
- a CDS encoding class II glutamine amidotransferase, whose product MCELLGMSANVPTDICFSFTGLIQRGGKTGPHRDGWGITFYEGKGCRNFKDPNPSCHSKIAELVQNYPIKSCAVISHIRQANRGEVNLENTHPFTRELWGKNWTFAHNGQLTGYQDLDTGRHRPVGETDSELSFCWILKQLEQRYPEPPHARQMAEVFQFVAQCCDHLKSLGVFNMLLSDGEYVMMYCTNNLHWITRRAPFGQATLIDEDVTIDFQQETTPNDVVSVIATQPLTDNERWHKMKPGEFGVFQFGELILDNSLELLDKSFA is encoded by the coding sequence ATGTGTGAACTGCTCGGTATGAGCGCCAATGTCCCAACGGATATTTGCTTTAGTTTTACCGGATTAATTCAACGTGGTGGTAAAACTGGCCCGCATCGCGATGGCTGGGGAATTACTTTCTATGAAGGAAAAGGGTGTCGAAATTTTAAAGATCCGAACCCAAGCTGCCATTCTAAAATTGCTGAGTTAGTACAAAATTATCCGATTAAAAGTTGTGCAGTAATCAGTCATATTCGTCAAGCGAATCGGGGGGAGGTGAATTTAGAAAATACCCACCCGTTTACCCGAGAACTTTGGGGCAAAAACTGGACATTTGCTCATAATGGTCAGTTGACGGGTTATCAAGATTTAGATACCGGACGTCACCGCCCAGTTGGCGAAACGGATAGTGAATTATCTTTTTGTTGGATTTTAAAACAATTAGAACAACGTTATCCAGAACCACCTCATGCTCGTCAAATGGCTGAAGTTTTTCAGTTTGTAGCACAGTGCTGCGATCATCTTAAAAGCTTAGGTGTATTCAATATGCTCTTGAGTGATGGTGAATACGTGATGATGTATTGCACCAATAATCTTCATTGGATTACGCGCCGTGCTCCTTTTGGTCAGGCGACCCTAATCGATGAGGATGTGACCATTGATTTTCAGCAGGAAACCACGCCAAACGATGTGGTGTCGGTTATTGCAACTCAACCATTAACTGATAATGAACGCTGGCATAAGATGAAGCCGGGTGAATTCGGTGTGTTCCAATTTGGTGAACTGATTTTGGATAACAGTTTAGAGCTGCTCGACAAATCGTTTGCTTAG
- the purN gene encoding phosphoribosylglycinamide formyltransferase, producing the protein MKKIVVLVSGNGSNLQAIIDACESGQIKANIAAVFSNQESAYGLERARQHGIAAHAISAQDFLTPQNQPDRQAFDSQLMKQIDDYQPDLVILAGYMRILSANFVEHYLGKMLNIHPSLLPKYSGLHTHQRAIEAGDKEHGTSVHFVTEELDGGPVILQAKVPVFEDDDAEALAERVLVQEHQIYPLVTQWFVDDRLVMKGNHAYLDGQQLGLHGYAED; encoded by the coding sequence ATGAAAAAGATAGTGGTATTGGTTTCAGGGAATGGTAGCAATCTACAAGCCATCATTGATGCTTGTGAATCAGGACAAATTAAAGCCAATATTGCTGCTGTATTTTCTAATCAAGAAAGTGCTTATGGGTTAGAAAGAGCTCGTCAGCATGGTATTGCGGCTCACGCTATCTCAGCACAAGACTTTCTTACACCACAAAACCAACCAGACCGCCAAGCCTTTGATAGCCAATTGATGAAGCAAATTGATGATTATCAACCTGACTTGGTGATTCTAGCTGGCTATATGCGCATTCTCAGTGCGAATTTTGTTGAGCATTACTTAGGTAAAATGCTCAATATCCACCCTTCGCTTCTGCCTAAATATTCCGGCCTTCATACCCACCAGCGTGCTATTGAAGCCGGTGATAAAGAACATGGTACTAGCGTACACTTTGTGACCGAAGAACTCGATGGTGGCCCAGTGATCTTGCAAGCTAAAGTTCCCGTTTTTGAAGATGATGATGCCGAAGCCTTAGCTGAGCGCGTCTTAGTACAAGAACATCAGATCTACCCACTAGTTACCCAATGGTTTGTAGATGATCGCTTAGTCATGAAAGGCAATCATGCTTATCTCGATGGACAGCAACTTGGTTTGCATGGATACGCAGAAGATTAG
- the purM gene encoding phosphoribosylformylglycinamidine cyclo-ligase: MSGNNSSLSYKDAGVDIDAGNALVDKIKGVVKRTRRPEVMGGIGGFGALCELPTKYKQPLLVSGTDGVGTKLRLALDMKKHDTIGIDLVAMCVNDLIVQGAEPLFFLDYYATGKLDVETAASVVAGIGEGCIQAGCALIGGETAEMPGMYEGEDYDVAGFCVGVVEKADVIDGSKVAAGDALIAVASSGPHSNGYSLIRKILEVSQADLNEDLQGRTIGQHLIEPTKIYIKSALKMIETHDIHAISHITGGGFWENIPRVLPENTKAVIDGNSWEWPAIFTWLQQKGNVETYEMYRTFNCGVGLIVALPQDQAQAAVELLNAEGEHAWVIGQVAHAATGEAQVEIN, encoded by the coding sequence GTGAGTGGTAACAATTCTTCTCTAAGCTATAAAGACGCTGGTGTTGATATTGATGCAGGTAATGCATTAGTTGATAAAATTAAGGGTGTGGTAAAGCGCACTCGTCGTCCAGAAGTGATGGGTGGCATCGGTGGTTTTGGTGCATTATGCGAACTTCCCACTAAATACAAGCAACCTCTTTTGGTCTCAGGCACCGACGGTGTGGGAACCAAGTTACGCCTTGCTCTAGATATGAAAAAACATGACACCATTGGTATCGACTTAGTCGCTATGTGTGTCAATGACCTTATCGTTCAAGGTGCCGAACCTCTCTTCTTTTTAGATTATTATGCAACGGGTAAGCTCGATGTAGAAACTGCGGCTAGCGTGGTTGCCGGTATTGGTGAAGGCTGCATCCAAGCAGGTTGCGCACTTATCGGTGGTGAAACGGCTGAAATGCCAGGTATGTACGAAGGCGAAGATTACGATGTGGCCGGTTTTTGTGTTGGTGTCGTTGAAAAAGCCGATGTCATCGATGGTTCTAAAGTCGCAGCTGGCGATGCTTTAATTGCCGTAGCTTCCAGTGGCCCTCACTCCAACGGTTATTCTTTAATTCGTAAAATTTTAGAAGTTTCTCAAGCGGACTTAAACGAAGATTTACAAGGTCGTACTATTGGTCAACACTTAATTGAACCGACCAAAATCTACATCAAATCAGCTTTAAAAATGATTGAGACTCATGACATTCATGCGATCTCTCACATCACTGGTGGTGGTTTCTGGGAAAATATCCCTCGCGTATTACCGGAAAATACCAAAGCCGTTATCGATGGTAACAGCTGGGAATGGCCGGCAATCTTCACCTGGCTACAGCAAAAAGGTAATGTGGAAACTTACGAAATGTATCGTACCTTTAACTGTGGTGTCGGTTTAATTGTGGCATTACCACAAGACCAAGCACAAGCCGCCGTGGAATTATTAAACGCGGAAGGTGAGCATGCTTGGGTAATTGGTCAAGTTGCTCATGCGGCAACAGGCGAAGCTCAAGTAGAAATTAACTAA
- the upp gene encoding uracil phosphoribosyltransferase: protein MKVVEVKHPLVKHKLGLMRESDISTKRFRELATEVGSLLTYEATSDFETEKVTIEGWNGPVEIDQIKGKKVTVVPILRAGLGMMDGVLEHMPSARISVVGVYRDEETLEPIPYFNKLTSNIHERIALVVDPMLATGGSMIATIDLLKEQGCQQIKVLVLVAAPEGIEALEKAHPDVELYTAAIDEKLDDKGYIVPGLGDAGDKIFGTL from the coding sequence ATGAAAGTCGTAGAAGTTAAGCACCCATTGGTTAAACATAAACTTGGTTTAATGCGTGAATCTGATATCAGTACTAAACGTTTCCGTGAATTAGCCACTGAAGTTGGGAGCCTTCTTACTTATGAAGCGACCTCTGATTTTGAAACTGAGAAAGTGACCATCGAAGGTTGGAACGGTCCAGTTGAAATTGATCAAATCAAAGGTAAGAAAGTTACTGTAGTGCCTATTCTACGTGCCGGTTTAGGTATGATGGATGGAGTACTTGAGCACATGCCAAGTGCGCGCATCTCGGTCGTAGGTGTTTATCGTGATGAAGAAACACTAGAACCTATTCCGTACTTCAATAAATTAACCTCTAATATCCATGAGCGTATCGCATTAGTTGTTGATCCAATGTTGGCAACTGGTGGCTCAATGATCGCAACCATCGATCTTTTAAAAGAGCAAGGTTGTCAACAGATTAAAGTATTGGTGTTAGTTGCGGCGCCAGAAGGGATTGAAGCGTTAGAAAAAGCTCACCCTGATGTGGAGCTTTATACCGCAGCAATCGATGAAAAATTGGATGACAAAGGTTATATCGTTCCTGGTTTAGGCGATGCCGGTGATAAAATCTTCGGTACTCTATAA